In the Podospora pseudocomata strain CBS 415.72m chromosome 5, whole genome shotgun sequence genome, one interval contains:
- a CDS encoding hypothetical protein (COG:O; EggNog:ENOG503NVI6), with translation MYGSSETGAKAAAWLYFIDYDGVSYKPVSFRFTIEGYDGLKEVRKLEVYPLRFEPDNQAIVQEQRELGLRFTECIQQRHVSYKAWSLLTSPLGRYYYFRGRPVTSADFIDGDVIIDCQEAFNACPHWKYIYGLDAAHLESYIETDSDVNRILLWSSPSRTRLQFSWPNIVVLGDDIEFLEGVPFRQKQAYGIAGLPKPLDEDLAILPQRLFGYSPCHIEAVAQAYGKPLFSITSGDLGSTPAQVESNLTEIFHLANVWDCVLLLDEADVFLEEREKSNLERNAVVSLFLRVMEYYSGILFLTTNRPGQLDEAVKSRVHSTLLYHSLDLRQTREIFRLNIDRLDLIERQRQANPERPARRLQCDKAGILAFAEQHWHKHEKDELGRWNGRQIRNAFIMAAALARCDDDYDDHNHDDENIITALVTQRHFEFVAHSVTNFDNYMARARGGLDSERARRRIDRPDHFDKRDDESPRRTPRRGAALPNPSLSSSYYPTAAAPSQPPQQAPTPVYQPQMLNTNYSYARPAYNLPFMAWPPPLHHATVPPQASLPQTPLPAQTFTAGAPSSGTTSDAGVAVEGTAWETQQPQVVAA, from the exons ATGTATGGAAGCTCAGAAACAGGTGCGAAAGCCGCGGCGTGGCTGTACTTCATAGACTACGACGGAGTGTCTTATAAGCCGGTTTCGTTCCGTTTCACTATTGAGGGCTACGACGGCTTGAAGGAAGTTCGAAAGCTGGAGGTTTACCCACTTCGGTTTGAGCCTGACAACCAAGCTATCGTGCAAGAACAGCGCGAGCTAGGTCTCCGATTCACCGAATGCATCCAGCAGCGCCACGTCTCATATAAGGCTTGGTCTCTCCTCACAAGTCCACTTGGCCGATACTACTACTTCAGGGGTCGCCCCGTCACCAGCGCCGATTTTATTGATGGCGACGTCATCATTGACTGCCAGGAGGCCTTCAACGCCTGTCCACATTGGAAATACATCTACGGCCTTGATGCGGCACACTTGGAGAGCTACATAGAGACCGATAGTGATGTCAATCGTATTCTCCTGTGGTCAAGTCCATCGCGTACACGGCTGCAATTCAGTTGGCCTAATATTGTGGTTCTTGGAGATGACATTGAATTCCTCGAGGGCGTACCTTTCAGACAGAAACAGGCATACGGCATTGCGGGCCTGCCGAAGCCGCTAGACGAGGACCTCGCCATACTGCCCCAACGCCTTTTCGG atactccccttgtcacatcGAGGCTGTCGCCCAGGCGTATGGTAAACCGCTGttctccatcacctccggGGATCTAGGGTCAACACCCGCCCAAGTGGAGAGCAACCTGACTGAGATATTCCATCTCGCAAACGTCTGGGACTGCGTTCTTTTGCTTGATGAGGCCGATGTCTTTTTGGAGGAGCGCGAGAAGAGCAATCTGGAGAGAAATGCTGTCGTGTCGCTCTTTCTCAGAGTCATGGAATATTACAGCGGTATTCTGTTCTTGACTACCAACCGACCAGGACAGCTGGACGAAGCTGTCAAATCGCGGGTGCACAGCACATTGCTTTATCACAGCCTTGATCTACGCCAGACACGGGAGATTTTCCGCCTCAACATTGACCGGCTTGACCTCATTGAGAGACAGCGCCAAGCCAACCCCGAACGGCCTGCCCGGCGCTTGCAATGCGACAAGGCTGGAATTCTGGCCTTTGCGGAGCAGCACTGGCACAAGCATGAGAAGGATGAGCTCGGCCGGTGGAACGGACGTCAGATCCGTAACGCATTCATCATGGCTGCCGCGCTGGCACGATGTGACGATGACTACgacgaccacaaccacgaTGACGAGAATATTATTACGGCGCTGGTGACGCAACGCCACTTTGAGTTTGTTGCCCATAGCGTCACCAACTTTGACAACTATATGGCCAGGGCTCGTGGTGGACTTGACTCGGAGCGCGCCCGTAGGAGGATTGATAGGCCGGACCACTTTGACAAGCGCGACG atgaatcgCCACGGCGGACACCACGGCGCGGGGCAGCGCTGCCAAACCCATCGCTGTCATCGTCCTACTATCCTACGGCAGCTGCACCATCGCAACCGCCACAGCAAGCACCCACCCCGGTGTACCAGCCCCAGATGCTGAATACTAACTATAGCTATGCACGACCCGCATACAACCTCCCCTTTATGGCATGGCCTCCACCGCTTCATCACGCCACTGTGCCGCCTCAAGCTTCCCTTCCCCAGACGCCACTACCAGCTCAGACATTCACGGCAGGCGCGCCATCGAGTGGGACTACTTCTGACGCTGGGGTTGCGGTGGAGGGAACAGCTTGGGAGACGCAGCAGCCTcaggttgttgctgcatgA